CGGCCGCACCGGACAAGGAAACCGACTGGTACGACAAGGTCATCCTGACCGTGGACCCCAATGTGGATTGGGGAAGCGACCCTGCGGACGAATAAGCCTGATTCGTCAACCAACTATCGCCAAGCACTTCACTTTTCCCGTTCGTTGCAGTAGCCTGGGAACACGGAGGTGCGAGATGCTCGAGGCCCGCTTATGGCAACCGCTGAATGATGACCGAGTGCAATGCCGTTTATGTCGCCGAATGTGCGTCATCGCCCCGGGAGAACGCGGGTATTGCGGTGTCCGCGAAAACCGGGACGGCATTCTATACTCCCTGGTCTACGACCGGCTTGCGGCCCTGAACCTGGATCCCGTTGAAAAAAAGCCGCTGTATCATTTCCTGCCCGGCAGCCAGACCTTTTCCTTTGGCACGGCGGGTTGCAATTTTAGTTGCGCCTTTTGCCAGAACGACTCCCTTTCCCAACTTCCGCGCCAGGGCGGCACCATTCCCGGCCGCGTGGCCGGACCGGCCGAACTCGTGGACGCGGCGCTTCGCAATCAGGCCACGTCCATCGCCTACACCTATTCCGAGCCTACCATCTACTTTGAGCTGATGCGCGACACCGCAACCCTGGCCAAAGAGCAGGGATTGCGTAATATTTTGGTTTCCAACGGCTACCAGGGTCCGGAATGCCTTGAAAAACTCGGACCGCTCATCCATGCCGCCAACATCGACCTCAAAGCCTTTACAGACACCTTTTACAAGGATCTGTGCGGAGCACGTCTGGCTCCGGTGTTGGAAAACCTTCGCATCATGCGGGAAATGGGCTGGTGGCTGGAGATAACCACACTGGTCATTCCCGGGTGGAACGACGAGCAGGCCGAGCTCATGAGTCTGGCGGGATGTATTGCCGAGACCCTGGGC
The DNA window shown above is from Paucidesulfovibrio gracilis DSM 16080 and carries:
- the amrS gene encoding AmmeMemoRadiSam system radical SAM enzyme, which gives rise to MLEARLWQPLNDDRVQCRLCRRMCVIAPGERGYCGVRENRDGILYSLVYDRLAALNLDPVEKKPLYHFLPGSQTFSFGTAGCNFSCAFCQNDSLSQLPRQGGTIPGRVAGPAELVDAALRNQATSIAYTYSEPTIYFELMRDTATLAKEQGLRNILVSNGYQGPECLEKLGPLIHAANIDLKAFTDTFYKDLCGARLAPVLENLRIMREMGWWLEITTLVIPGWNDEQAELMSLAGCIAETLGKDTPWHVSRFHPQFRLMDTQPTPLPTLERALRAGHEAGLRYVYIGNVPGHEANHTFCPGCGERLVERLGFGVRDYRIGDGHCPDCGHPIAGVWN